TCATTGGGGGATCAGAATCAATGGGGCGCGGGTCGATCCACTTGCCCTGCTTAGACTAACCGAACATCTGCAAGAATAAATCCGCTGGGTAACGGTACCGGATCACGATTCTAAGCGAGGAACAGTAGAATATTTGTAAGCCTCATCCCGAATGCGTTTCTGCTGATCACAAGTCCCCAAAAAACCGACCCCGCTATGGGATTAAGACGAAGTAGCGTATTCTGCAAAGAGCACACGCAGCTCCTTGAGGTCTTCCCTCGTTTTTGCCTGAATCATCTTTACCCTGACCCAGAAGTCCCAACCCCGGCTAACACTTCGATTCATATGGAAGGCTTGTTATTGCCGCAGGATTTCCCTTTCCGGGTGCAGTTAAGCCCATGGTTTAACTGCAGAAACCTTCATGCTGGCTACCGAGCTGGCTAAATCTTTGGCTTTTTCACGAGATAGGTTTAAATTCTTGGCGATTTCCTTGGCCGTCGGGTCGTTGGTCATCAGCTCCACAGGGAAAGTGGTCTCGCCAACGATGCGGGTCTCTCGAAATCCTGCCGCCTGGATCGCTTTTAGATACTCTTCTTTCGTAATGGCTCCTGCCAGGCAGCCGACGTAAGCGGCCACGGAATTTTTGATTGCATCGGGAAGCTCTTTCAACAAGACCATATCCGACACCATTAGCCGGCCACCCGGTTTGAGCACCCGGAAAGCCTCGCGGAAGACCCTCCCTTTATCGGGCGAAAGATTGATCACACAATTGGAAATGATGACGTCCACATGATTATCGGCGACCGGTAGGTTCTCGATCTCGCCGAGGCGGAACTCCGTATTGGCATAACCGCCTTTCTGAGCATTTTCTCTTGCCCGGTCAAGCATTTCGGGGGTCATATCGACGCCGATGACCCTTCCGTTTTTGCCCACCTGGTTCGCAGCAAGGAAACAATCGAATCCCGCACCTGAACCAAGATCAAGGACCACCTCACCTTCTTTTAAAGAAGCAAGGGCAACGGGGTTGCCGCAGCCAAGGCCCAGGTTTGAACCCTCCGGAACGACTTTTAGCTCTTCATCACTATATCCGATCTTTTTACTGATGTCCTGTACGAGATCTTTGTTTCCGCAGCATGAACTGGCCGGGGCGCAACCAGAGCGTTCTTGCTGGGCCACCTTGCCATAGCCTTCCCTTACGACTTTCTTAATCTCTGCTTCTTTCATTTTACACCTCCAATTTATTCCAGGAAAAATTCAGCTGGTAAACATATTTTTCATTACCGGGCCGAGAAAATCTTTTACCCGCTCGGCGAGATACTCCGCCTTGATCAAAGCCATACAGCATATCTCTCCCTCTCTTTCCCAGCTTATAACGGCCAATTTATCCCCTGGTTGAATTTTGGCCTTATCTCTTAACTCTTTGGGAAGCACCATCTGTCCTCGTTCATCGATACTGATCAAGGATTCGACTTTACAGCAACCCGTATTCTTCCCCCCCGGTGCCAAACATCCATTCTTATCTTTCTTATCTTTTTTGACCATTGATTTCCTCCTTATTTCAAGTCTTTCCCGAAGATTGATAAACTTTGCTACCCCCACCATGGGAACAGGCCCAAGCCAGGACGCAGGGACGGGTTTTCATAACTGAACTATTGGCTGCCTGGGCTCAGCCACCCCGATTTGAAAAACAAGGCTTCCGATGATCATGATTGCGCCGTAGGCCATGATGGCCGCGGATAAAAGCCATATAGCCGCTGGTAGGCTGCCCAGGAAGCTCCTTTTCTGGGCCACCGTCATCTCGGGGTTCGCCATATCACCTCCTTTCGTGGAAAAAAGCGATAAGACTTTAATCGCCATGTTTTCGGCCAAGTTTCCGCAGCCTGGCCCGAATCTTCCTTTATTCTGTTTAAGCAGATTAAAATTAATAATCAGATAAATAAGATTCTACTGATAAATATAATTAAACCCCAATAAAGTGTCAAGCGTTTTTTTCGGCGACCTCTGAAAAAGTTATTTGACGGTGATGGCGAACCAATTAAAGCCAGGCTTGTTTTCATGGAAAGCCCAGTCTGCATCAGAGCGTGGACCAGTTTATCCGCGAGAAAAACCTCAAAGGCCAATCCAAAGCATCTTGAAAAAACGCTCAATAAAAGAATCTTGAATTTACTTTAGAAAAATACTACTCTATTTTCGATTTTATAGAGGTTGGGAAAATTTTTTATCTGATATGAAGAATGAGACAAAAATCTTGGGGGTTCCTCCCACCGGGGTTCCGATTCATCCAATCATCGACGCCTATACCGGCATATGGGTTAAGAAAAATTTTTGAAGTTTACTTTTTCCTGCAGATCCTGCTGGGGCAGGGATTAACCGCCGGAGCGGTTAAAGAATGAAAGAAGGGGAGAGTTAAAAAGAAAATGACCAAGAAAGGAAAATTGGTAGGAACCAAAGGGGTAATGCGTTTACAGGAATATGGAACGGGAAAACCTTTTGGTTTTGAGTATCACCTTGATTGGAACGGGAAGAGGATCATCTCAGGTGAACAAATTCCCTCCAATTATACGCTGCAACTCCAGGAATTTATCGATGCCATCCAGCAAGGACGGAGTCCAATTGCTTCCGGAGAAGAGGTTTTGAGAACCCAACTCGTCCTGGACGCGGCCAGGAAATCCGATCGGGAAAAACGGGTAATCACCCTTTCCCCTTGCTTGGGAATAAAGAATGGAGAATTTTGTTGACTATATTGTATTATAAGTTTCCTATGGATGAAATCTTGAGCAAAAAGGCAAGGGAATTGTTTTCATCGTGAATCAGGGGGCCGAGAAAAATTCAAAATTCGATATGGGGATTACGGATTTTTCTACAACCTAATATATCTTTGCTTTACGCTATGATGGGTTGGGGATTTCTAAGAATCTTCCTTGGAATAGTTTAAAAAGGTCAATCAAAACACCTCTCCCTTTTTTCTGTAAGAGTCCGGGCAGGGAGGGAGACAGATCTTGGATCAAGGAACTCTTTTTGGCTCTAGAGGAGGTGCGCCTTCATTTTCATCGGTGGTGTGCAACCCAGGAAGGTTCAAGTAGATGACCAACCGCGGGTCTGCCCCAATTGCGGCTTGCCCTCCGCTCGGCTCAAACGGCTGGATCATTACCTAAGTATTTTTTTCATCCCCCTTATCCCGATCAAACGGGGGGAGCACTTCCTGGAATGCGACCGCTGTGGCAGAGTATCCGAAGAAACGGGGAGGCCCCAGTGGAGCTCATTCCAACCCGCACCATTGCGGTGTCAAAGATGCGGCCAGCAAACGGACTCGGATTTTAAATTTTGCCCGTATTGCGGGCAAAGGGTTTCATAAGCGCGACTCTGGATTACATTGCCCATGAATTTAGGACGCCAGCGGTCAACTTCAGACCCGATGCGCAACCGTTCGGATTTCGTGCTTCGAATATTGAATTTCTTTTGCGTTTCCCACGTTTTAGTTCTAAGGTGGTTAATTTCGACCATACCAAAATCAATGGAAGGAGGGAGCGCCATGGGCTTTCTAAAAACTTCTGAAGAGATAGCCAAGATTTATCGGGAAACTTTTGATTTCTACGACGCAGAAATGTTGACGGTTTTTTGGGAGACAAAGCCGGAAATCGTCAAGCGATTGCTTCCGCCTCCGCTCCAACCAAGTAAAAGGCCTCTGGCCGTTGCTTTTGTGGCCAACTATCCCAGGACCAACTTTGGGGTGAGTTACTTAGAAAGCGCACTCTTTTTGCGGGCTGAGTTCAATGGTGAAGAGGGCAATTATTGCCTCGCCATGCCTGTTACAAACGACATGGCTCTTGGCCTTGGCCGCGAGATGTTCGGTTATCCCAAAAAAATTGGCAACATCCATTTCAATCGCCGCGGGAAGGATGTGGAAGGTCTAACGGAACGCCACGGAGTGCGCTTTTTCCGAGTAAGGGCGGAGCTTACCGGAAAATTTAATGTTGAGGA
This Deltaproteobacteria bacterium DNA region includes the following protein-coding sequences:
- a CDS encoding HgcAB-associated protein translates to MVKKDKKDKNGCLAPGGKNTGCCKVESLISIDERGQMVLPKELRDKAKIQPGDKLAVISWEREGEICCMALIKAEYLAERVKDFLGPVMKNMFTS
- a CDS encoding Gfo/Idh/MocA family oxidoreductase, whose protein sequence is MTKKGKLVGTKGVMRLQEYGTGKPFGFEYHLDWNGKRIISGEQIPSNYTLQLQEFIDAIQQGRSPIASGEEVLRTQLVLDAARKSDREKRVITLSPCLGIKNGEFC
- a CDS encoding acetoacetate decarboxylase family protein, translating into MGFLKTSEEIAKIYRETFDFYDAEMLTVFWETKPEIVKRLLPPPLQPSKRPLAVAFVANYPRTNFGVSYLESALFLRAEFNGEEGNYCLAMPVTNDMALGLGREMFGYPKKIGNIHFNRRGKDVEGLTERHGVRFFRVRAELTGKFNVEDAQSIFTEVFNIGANPVVVTYNFKYFPAPEGNGFDYHPRLIREEVEFRPHSIEVGEAEISLQASDFDPWAEVEIVRVLGALYTIGNNSMRKGKVVAEADPMAFMPYAFLKWDF
- a CDS encoding arsenite methyltransferase, coding for MKEAEIKKVVREGYGKVAQQERSGCAPASSCCGNKDLVQDISKKIGYSDEELKVVPEGSNLGLGCGNPVALASLKEGEVVLDLGSGAGFDCFLAANQVGKNGRVIGVDMTPEMLDRARENAQKGGYANTEFRLGEIENLPVADNHVDVIISNCVINLSPDKGRVFREAFRVLKPGGRLMVSDMVLLKELPDAIKNSVAAYVGCLAGAITKEEYLKAIQAAGFRETRIVGETTFPVELMTNDPTAKEIAKNLNLSREKAKDLASSVASMKVSAVKPWA